TTCCTCAGGGATTGGTATGCTATAAACCTGACAACCAGGAAAGCTGCTTTCTTCGGCAGATGGAAACTTTGGATTACGAGAATGTGCAGTCTCAACTGAATAAGTCAGAGCAACAGGTAAAACCGCTCGAAGCCATTTACCCAATGTGCtatatgtgcaaaaaaaaacaatcatgggAGCTGGCTGGCAAATTGACTGACACTTGAACACAGCACCATCCCGATGCTCTAAAGTAGATTAGAGATCTCTTTTGGCTGCTTTCTCCACCGTGACTCCAGAAAGGGGGTAATGGTCCGCACTAGCTCAGGAGGGCTTAGTGTTGCAGAGTCCAAATTCCACAGACCATCTGATCCACCTTGGTTGTATTGCATTACAGGATGGGACCACAGGGTGCACAATGGCCACTCTGTTGGCTTTTTCCTCTTATAAGTCACTCCTGGAAAGATAGACATCCCTTCTGCAAACAGAGCAGAAACCTGTGCTGGACACAGTTCTCTCAGCACTTAACACAGTGATCCAGTGCTGGGTTATGATCTGCCCAGAATGGATAAGTTGCCACCGATAAGTATCGCTTGTCCAGTTGGAAACCACTTAAAATCTCGGCCTGTTTATATTTTATGCATCACTGCCTTTAATTAAAGCCGTTAGAAAGCCTTTGGAAACTCAATCTGCCCATTAGGAAAAATCTTCATCGAAGTCAATAGCCTTTCAACAAGATTTCCAATTTTTGTGCACAATGACCTATTGAGAGATATAAACTGCTTGTCGCAGGCTCACTCATGCATTACTCCACTTTTACAAGTGTCTATCTGATCTCTCAGTGGTGTAAGTGGTGTAATTACAAATGCCTTTTGTACTAGAGGAAACACACCCCTCAAGACACATTTATACGATCAAGAGTTATACGGTGTATGCGTTCACACAGTAACAATATAGTCTGTATCGCACCATCACAGTGTAATTTACTCTGAAATGATATACAGTGAGATATGTTTTGATTTTCACAGGTCGGTCAGGTCTGCCTGGTGGGAAATGAGACTGAAAAGCACACAGAGTTTTTTGGAGTTTTGCCAGGCAGTCGTGTTGATGCTTCCACTCTTCAAGAACCTCTTCAGTCCCTCTGTCAGCAAGCCTCTGTCTACTGGACTAGAAGATCTGATGGTAAGACTACTGCTTATAAAACCAATCTTAAAGGCATTCAGCATGAAACTTTTCAACTGTTTGAAAAACttggatactttttttttttgtgatgagtGAATGTACAGGAAACATTGCAAAACAAGCCAAGAACATGCCGAGTTGCTCTTTAAAGAGCGCAGTGTGCCAGAAACATAATCCCGTACTCCAGCgagacaagtttttttttagaGTTTCACAAACAGAGCATGAATGAGGAAAAGGGCAGTGggttgattctgattggtttcaGCACATCCAAAGAAATAAGAATCTCTACTATatgtttctttccttttttccctTAAGGTCCTGGGAAACAAAGACTTATTTACTTCTGCATTGACATCTGCTTCCCCAGCAatatttgtgtctctgtgtgtttctACTACTTGCCAGAGTGAGATTCCATTACTGTGTACCAGCACACGCCAGGGAAACGAAAGTGTTGACATCAGTGAGAGCAACTGGAGAGGCTGCACAAATGCCATCGTTAATGGCAATCTGGCAAAAAAGGCAGAACCATCTTGTCATGTTATCTGCGAAGTGCTTATCTTCATTCTCTCTTGTATTTAGCCCCATTTTGTCAGTGGTATTTGACCATGGCTCAAAGACTCAAAGACCAGCTTGTATCTTTTGTAACCTGACGCAGATGAGTAATGGCAAACACTGTTGGTCTACAATAAAGCACCATTGAGTTAAGTCAATGAAACCTCTGTCAATTCAATCATGTCTGGATAATAATCAAAACATAATGTGAAGCATATGTTACTGCACATTACAAAGATGTAATGTTTATTGAGCAAACTTGTGGGtgtacacaaaaatgtgttatagTAAATGTACAGTTACACTGGAGGGGGGCAGAAACAAGGTGCATTTATCCTAATATACACTTAAGTTTGCCAAGACACTCCGATTTGACATTTTTGCGTTCAGTCATCTGATCATTAATGCAAGAATTACTTTGATGTTTACAAATGAATGCACAAAAATTCAATTTAATACCATGACATGACCATTGCCTAATAGATAAAGGCATCAAATCAAATGTCCTCATGTTACTACAGCCACAGCTATCATAGCAGACTGTGGGAGGGCTGCTTACGTTCTATCCAAGAACACTGTCATTGAAGGCCAAA
This window of the Xyrauchen texanus isolate HMW12.3.18 chromosome 40, RBS_HiC_50CHRs, whole genome shotgun sequence genome carries:
- the LOC127633900 gene encoding BRICHOS domain-containing protein 5-like encodes the protein MVTCWKHSEASLEDPRCMHCGPVNSSRIPHKLIWGGLAATLLIVIVALCVTAHLGLQPTYLQSSLQVVRIPDDTSGFINQSALIDKHNNIVTYSVTSHVNHTSTVMFDMRHGLVCYKPDNQESCFLRQMETLDYENVQSQLNKSEQQVGQVCLVGNETEKHTEFFGVLPGSRVDASTLQEPLQSLCQQASVYWTRRSDGPGKQRLIYFCIDICFPSNICVSVCFYYLPE